From the genome of Geothrix sp. 21YS21S-4, one region includes:
- a CDS encoding ABC transporter permease, producing the protein MRSRKTGFGAIGGENVRFAFRAMVAQKLRSFLTLLGIVAGVATVIAMVSFVSGFNGAVTDSFSAFGTTLVQFQKYEPRFGGGGPLPEDQKRRRNLTIEDAEALKRTATLAAAVSQERYLFGAAGASLTVKTPEGTEANGPTLVGTNSDYAPSNNAFVQDGRFLSDADITHSSRACVVGPETATALFGRKDPIGRQVLINGIAFSVVGLLEKKGSFLGGDADNILLIPISTFDDMFPQIKNGTGDTIHIATVPKDPKRMYDMMDQEVAILRARRGLRANQPNDFAIFTSEAQLKTFQQITGGIAGAMILIAAIALLVGGVGVMNIMLVSVTERTREIGIRKALGATRRDIATQFLVEAVTLTGVGGAVGIAVGLGIAMLVRLAFEFPAAAPIWSIVLGFGVSTAVGLIFGLWPALKAAKQDPIEALRYE; encoded by the coding sequence ATGCGCAGCCGGAAAACGGGATTCGGGGCCATCGGGGGCGAGAACGTGCGGTTCGCCTTCCGGGCCATGGTGGCCCAGAAGCTGCGGAGCTTCCTCACGCTGCTGGGAATCGTCGCGGGGGTCGCCACCGTCATCGCCATGGTGAGCTTCGTGTCGGGGTTCAACGGGGCGGTGACCGACAGCTTCAGCGCCTTCGGCACCACCCTCGTCCAGTTCCAGAAGTACGAGCCGCGCTTCGGCGGCGGCGGTCCCCTGCCCGAGGACCAGAAGCGCCGGCGGAACCTCACCATCGAGGACGCCGAGGCCCTCAAGCGCACCGCCACGCTGGCGGCGGCGGTCTCCCAGGAGCGCTACCTCTTCGGGGCCGCGGGCGCCTCCCTCACGGTCAAGACCCCCGAAGGCACCGAGGCCAACGGCCCCACCCTGGTGGGAACCAACTCCGACTACGCGCCCTCCAACAACGCCTTCGTCCAGGACGGCCGCTTCCTGAGCGACGCCGACATCACCCACAGTTCCCGCGCCTGCGTCGTCGGGCCCGAGACCGCCACCGCCCTGTTCGGGCGGAAGGATCCCATCGGCCGCCAGGTGCTGATCAACGGGATCGCCTTCAGCGTGGTGGGCCTGCTGGAGAAGAAGGGCAGCTTCCTGGGCGGCGACGCCGACAACATCCTGCTGATCCCCATCAGCACCTTCGACGACATGTTCCCCCAGATCAAGAACGGCACCGGCGACACCATCCACATCGCCACCGTTCCCAAGGACCCCAAGCGGATGTACGACATGATGGACCAGGAAGTGGCCATCCTCCGCGCCCGCCGGGGCCTGCGGGCCAACCAGCCCAACGACTTCGCCATCTTCACCAGCGAGGCCCAGCTCAAGACCTTCCAGCAGATCACCGGCGGCATCGCGGGCGCCATGATCCTGATCGCCGCCATCGCGCTGCTGGTGGGCGGCGTGGGCGTCATGAACATCATGCTGGTGAGCGTCACCGAGCGCACCCGGGAGATCGGCATCCGCAAGGCCCTGGGCGCCACCCGCCGGGACATCGCCACCCAGTTCCTGGTGGAGGCCGTCACGCTGACCGGCGTGGGCGGCGCCGTCGGCATCGCCGTGGGGCTGGGGATCGCCATGCTGGTGCGGCTCGCCTTCGAATTCCCCGCCGCCGCGCCCATCTGGAGCATCGTCCTGGGCTTCGGCGTCAGCACCGCCGTCGGGCTGATCTTCGGCCTGTGGCCCGCATTGAAGGCGGCCAAACAGGATCCCATTGAGGCCCTCCGCTACGAATAG
- a CDS encoding ABC transporter permease, whose protein sequence is MNYTELLRSAVRAIRAHTLRSFLTLLGVIIGVSTIVAVVGVISGLNTYVKEKIIVLAPDVFIVQKFGIIRSRKEFLDAVKRPPITWTEYERLSSGLLKEASQVSAASGNAMPVNYGDKRLPDVVVIGATANFGTLFNLEMESGRYFSDNENQASQAVAVIGANTREELFPHLDPVGRILLIRGLPFRIIGVMPKQGRSIGFNQDGRIYIPLQVYRKNFMAANETLELHIKARGGVEGLDASMDEVRAMFRAMRHTSFKSPDPFGILTQESLQQLWKAISSAAFLLLMLISSVSLGVGGIVIMNIMLVSVVERTQEIGVRMALGAKKKDIRRQFLLEAALLSAGGGVIGVLVGSAGAFTIRALADFPAQITPGIVLTGILLSTLVGLLAGFLPAYRASNLVVIDAIRAE, encoded by the coding sequence ATGAACTACACCGAACTCCTCCGCTCCGCCGTGCGGGCGATCCGCGCGCACACCCTCCGCAGCTTCCTGACGCTGCTGGGCGTCATCATCGGCGTGAGCACCATCGTGGCGGTGGTGGGCGTGATCTCCGGCCTGAACACCTACGTGAAGGAGAAGATCATCGTCCTGGCGCCGGACGTGTTCATCGTCCAGAAGTTCGGGATCATCCGCAGCCGCAAGGAGTTCCTGGACGCCGTCAAGCGCCCGCCCATCACCTGGACGGAGTACGAGCGCCTGTCCAGCGGGCTGCTGAAGGAAGCCAGCCAGGTGTCCGCCGCCTCGGGCAACGCCATGCCCGTGAACTACGGCGACAAGCGCCTGCCGGACGTGGTGGTCATCGGCGCCACGGCCAACTTCGGGACGCTGTTCAACCTGGAGATGGAATCGGGCCGCTACTTCAGCGACAACGAGAACCAGGCCTCCCAGGCCGTGGCGGTGATCGGGGCCAATACCCGCGAAGAGTTGTTCCCCCACCTGGACCCCGTGGGCCGGATCCTGCTCATCCGGGGCCTGCCCTTCCGGATCATCGGCGTGATGCCCAAGCAGGGCCGCAGCATCGGGTTCAACCAGGACGGCCGGATCTACATCCCGCTCCAGGTCTACCGGAAGAACTTCATGGCCGCCAACGAGACCCTGGAGCTGCACATCAAGGCCCGGGGCGGCGTCGAAGGGTTGGACGCCTCCATGGACGAGGTGCGGGCCATGTTCCGCGCCATGCGCCACACCAGCTTCAAGAGCCCCGATCCCTTCGGGATCCTCACCCAGGAGAGCCTCCAGCAGCTGTGGAAGGCCATCAGCAGCGCCGCCTTCCTCCTGCTGATGCTGATCTCCAGCGTCAGCCTCGGCGTGGGCGGGATCGTGATCATGAACATCATGCTGGTGAGCGTGGTGGAGCGCACCCAGGAGATCGGCGTCCGCATGGCCCTGGGCGCCAAGAAGAAGGACATCCGCCGCCAGTTCCTGCTGGAGGCCGCGCTGCTCTCCGCAGGCGGCGGCGTGATCGGCGTCCTGGTGGGCTCCGCGGGGGCCTTCACCATCCGGGCCCTGGCGGACTTCCCCGCCCAGATCACGCCCGGAATCGTGCTGACGGGCATCCTCCTCAGCACCCTCGTGGGCCTCCTGGCGGGCTTCCTCCCCGCCTACCGCGCCTCCAACCTCGTCGTCATCGACGCGATCCGGGCGGAGTGA
- a CDS encoding efflux RND transporter periplasmic adaptor subunit, with protein sequence MKRKKVWIIAGGLVVVLVAGLIVAGTKDKGTAVQISTVAKENIQSKVSANGRIQAVTKADISANVMGQVTRLAVKEGDRVTKGQFLMEIDPRSAQANADAMQANLHATRSDLASATANLVQARADFERAKANRSAGIIATADFERAKTTFDTAQAAEETARRRAEQARANVSQSNVGLGYSTISAPMDGVVTARRIEIGETAVPGIQNQAGTVLLTVSDMSKVEAEMEVDEASIPSVKLGQEAQVRIDAYPNEVFQGQVTEVGGSPILKTTANEATKFKVKVWIKNPPFTIKPGLSAQADIFTGNRDQVLAIPFQALVMREIKLKPGETRQPGAPREEEGVFLQEGGKAKFVPVKTGLMGDLSVEVLSGLKGGETLITGPNRALRDLKGGEDVRVEKAKKKEEPKG encoded by the coding sequence ATGAAGCGGAAAAAGGTGTGGATCATCGCTGGCGGCCTGGTGGTCGTCCTCGTCGCGGGCCTCATCGTGGCAGGGACGAAGGACAAGGGGACCGCCGTCCAGATATCCACGGTGGCCAAGGAGAACATCCAGTCCAAGGTGAGCGCCAACGGCCGGATCCAGGCGGTGACCAAGGCCGACATCTCGGCCAACGTGATGGGCCAGGTGACGCGCCTCGCCGTGAAGGAAGGCGACCGGGTCACCAAGGGCCAGTTCCTGATGGAGATCGATCCCCGCAGCGCGCAGGCCAATGCCGATGCCATGCAGGCCAACCTCCACGCCACCCGGTCCGACCTGGCTTCCGCGACGGCCAACCTCGTCCAGGCCCGCGCCGATTTCGAGCGCGCCAAGGCCAACCGCTCCGCCGGCATCATCGCCACCGCCGACTTCGAGCGCGCCAAGACCACCTTCGACACGGCCCAGGCCGCCGAGGAAACCGCCCGCCGCCGCGCGGAGCAGGCCCGGGCCAACGTCAGCCAGTCCAACGTGGGCCTGGGCTACTCCACCATCTCCGCCCCCATGGACGGCGTGGTCACCGCCCGCCGGATCGAGATAGGGGAAACCGCCGTCCCCGGCATCCAGAACCAGGCCGGCACCGTTCTGCTCACCGTCTCGGACATGAGCAAGGTGGAGGCCGAGATGGAAGTGGACGAAGCCTCCATCCCCAGCGTGAAGCTGGGCCAGGAGGCCCAAGTGCGGATCGACGCCTATCCCAACGAGGTCTTCCAGGGCCAGGTCACCGAAGTGGGCGGCAGCCCCATCCTCAAGACCACCGCCAACGAGGCCACCAAGTTCAAGGTCAAGGTCTGGATCAAGAATCCGCCCTTCACCATCAAGCCCGGCCTGTCCGCCCAGGCGGACATCTTTACCGGCAACCGCGACCAGGTGCTGGCCATTCCCTTCCAGGCGCTGGTGATGCGGGAGATCAAGCTCAAGCCCGGCGAAACCCGCCAGCCCGGCGCGCCCCGCGAAGAGGAAGGCGTGTTCCTCCAGGAGGGCGGAAAGGCCAAGTTCGTCCCGGTGAAGACCGGCCTCATGGGCGACCTGTCCGTGGAAGTGCTCTCGGGCCTCAAGGGCGGCGAGACCCTCATCACCGGCCCCAACCGCGCGCTCCGGGACCTGAAGGGCGGCGAGGACGTCCGCGTGGAGAAGGCCAAGAAGAAGGAAGAGCCCAAGGGCTGA
- a CDS encoding TonB-dependent receptor, with protein MVPSGSRPLVLALLAAGSAFAAATSGQMSGRVSDDRGRPVAGATLVLSNPVSGYRQQAKTDAQGTFTFRNVPFNAYHLDTRAPGLVATHQDVDVHSQLPLQVAVGLKPEGAVVVVEENLRLVEDHPSTHLSIDKTTIERAPAPVQSRAMESILLTTPGFIADENGRFHFRGSHGQMTYVVDGIPVSDQVHATFSNSMDPSQVESMEVITGGISAEYGGKPVVVVNLTTKSGLGTPGGFEGEATFGASRFRTSEAGFSARGGKDAFGWFVSGAASESDRFLDPVNFENLHNHGKTGRAFSRFDWILGSQDTLRFSLSGGRTDREVANLVSQQAQGQDQRATTSDFNASLAWAHLFSAAQSLDASVFYRASRAELKPSEDLADGFSAAPRPDSPYWAKQDRTLDNLGVQVAFTQRWGKENLLKAGVQHIAFPIHEDFRFAVTDDAAVADPSDPLYPYTPAGGGRIFRFDARIRPTLTSAFIQNDIHLGSFFLALGLRHDAYKVEDLSDNLFQPRVGLSYHFETGTVLRASYDRLLVLRENENLALSLSQEAWDLGPNAGTPRQPLRPERQHSYSYGVEQQLGRAGRVMVEYWEKRSRNAGDNAQFLNTGVLFPVGADRGLFRGMNVRLDLVPVNGWSAYLSLGRTRAIFQAPLVGGLQLEAPEAAPGERFLIDHDQKLSAQAGVTYEHQGFTAQVIGRYDSGLVAGDPTEVAGNPDYDFGSRYVRLDSEGTWRIQPRTTWNLSVGQEWTLADHHRLAVGLDLLNATDEKGLYNFLSTFGGTHVIPPRTLAARVKWKF; from the coding sequence ATGGTGCCTAGCGGTTCCCGTCCCCTTGTCCTGGCCCTGCTCGCGGCGGGTTCCGCCTTCGCCGCGGCCACCAGCGGCCAGATGTCCGGCCGCGTATCGGATGACCGGGGACGGCCCGTGGCCGGCGCGACGCTGGTGCTGTCCAACCCCGTGTCGGGCTACCGCCAGCAGGCGAAGACCGACGCCCAGGGTACCTTCACCTTCCGGAACGTGCCCTTCAACGCCTACCACCTCGACACCCGCGCGCCGGGGCTGGTCGCCACCCACCAGGACGTGGACGTCCACAGCCAGTTGCCCCTCCAAGTGGCGGTGGGCCTCAAGCCCGAGGGCGCCGTCGTGGTGGTGGAGGAGAACCTCCGCCTGGTGGAGGACCATCCCTCCACTCACCTCTCCATCGACAAGACCACCATCGAGCGCGCGCCGGCGCCGGTCCAGAGCCGCGCCATGGAGAGCATCTTGCTCACCACTCCGGGCTTCATCGCCGACGAGAACGGCCGCTTCCACTTCCGCGGGAGCCACGGCCAGATGACCTACGTGGTGGACGGAATCCCGGTATCCGACCAGGTCCACGCCACCTTCAGCAACAGCATGGATCCCTCCCAGGTCGAGAGCATGGAGGTGATCACCGGCGGAATCTCCGCGGAGTACGGCGGCAAGCCCGTGGTGGTGGTGAACCTCACCACGAAATCGGGGCTGGGCACCCCCGGCGGCTTTGAGGGCGAGGCCACCTTCGGCGCCTCGCGGTTCCGCACCTCCGAGGCCGGATTCTCCGCGCGCGGCGGGAAGGACGCCTTCGGGTGGTTCGTGAGCGGCGCCGCCAGCGAGAGCGACCGCTTCCTGGATCCCGTCAATTTCGAGAACCTGCACAACCACGGGAAGACCGGCCGGGCCTTCTCGCGCTTCGACTGGATCCTCGGCAGCCAGGACACGCTGCGCTTCTCGCTGTCCGGGGGCCGCACGGACCGGGAGGTGGCGAATCTGGTCTCCCAGCAGGCCCAGGGCCAGGATCAGCGCGCTACGACGTCGGATTTCAACGCGAGCCTGGCCTGGGCGCACCTGTTCAGCGCCGCGCAGAGCCTGGACGCCTCCGTGTTCTACCGGGCCTCCCGGGCGGAGCTGAAGCCCAGCGAGGACCTGGCCGACGGCTTTTCCGCCGCGCCGCGGCCGGATTCCCCCTACTGGGCGAAGCAGGACCGCACCCTCGACAACCTGGGCGTCCAGGTGGCCTTCACCCAGCGGTGGGGCAAGGAGAACCTGCTGAAGGCGGGCGTCCAGCACATCGCCTTCCCCATCCACGAGGACTTCCGCTTCGCGGTCACGGACGACGCCGCCGTGGCCGATCCGTCCGACCCGCTCTATCCCTACACGCCCGCCGGCGGCGGCCGGATCTTCCGGTTCGACGCCCGGATCCGGCCGACGCTCACCTCGGCGTTCATCCAGAACGACATCCACCTCGGTTCCTTCTTCCTCGCCCTGGGCCTGCGCCACGACGCCTACAAGGTGGAGGACCTGTCGGACAACCTGTTCCAGCCCCGCGTGGGCCTGAGCTACCACTTCGAGACGGGGACCGTCCTCCGCGCCAGCTACGACCGCCTGCTGGTTCTCCGCGAGAACGAGAACCTGGCGCTGTCGCTGTCGCAGGAGGCCTGGGATCTCGGCCCCAACGCCGGCACGCCGCGGCAGCCCCTGCGCCCGGAGCGCCAGCACTCCTACAGCTACGGCGTGGAGCAGCAGCTGGGGCGCGCGGGCCGGGTGATGGTGGAGTACTGGGAGAAGCGCAGCCGCAACGCGGGCGACAACGCGCAGTTCCTCAACACGGGGGTGCTGTTTCCTGTGGGCGCCGACCGGGGCCTGTTCCGCGGCATGAACGTCCGCCTCGACCTGGTGCCCGTGAACGGCTGGTCCGCCTACCTCAGCCTGGGCCGCACCCGGGCCATCTTCCAGGCGCCCCTGGTGGGCGGGCTCCAGCTGGAGGCGCCGGAAGCGGCCCCCGGCGAGCGGTTCCTCATCGACCACGACCAGAAGCTCAGCGCCCAGGCGGGCGTGACCTACGAGCACCAGGGATTCACGGCCCAGGTCATCGGCCGCTACGATTCGGGCCTCGTGGCGGGCGATCCCACCGAAGTGGCCGGGAATCCGGACTACGACTTCGGGTCGCGCTACGTGCGGCTGGATTCCGAAGGGACCTGGCGCATTCAGCCGCGCACCACCTGGAACCTCAGCGTGGGCCAGGAGTGGACGCTGGCGGACCACCACCGGCTGGCGGTGGGCCTGGACCTGCTGAACGCCACCGACGAGAAGGGCCTGTACAACTTCCTCAGCACCTTCGGCGGCACCCACGTCATCCCGCCCCGCACCCTGGCCGCCCGCGTGAAGTGGAAGTTCTAG
- a CDS encoding ChuX/HutX family heme-like substrate-binding protein, with protein sequence MLSEGNWIGSFTAGEARSREGGPSDLEALHAREDIRLMPLQRNARGLLLDLPSLGRVDYTTRNACVTCTRREAVKVVLPGDEGATLFGDASGLRWLDASWRHTVAVLSRTMDFTDTPPCLLLFGEGGDLAHQVTLPDPAAWEAFITLVRRHHGCWNCLRHRPAAAGPVVPKSLDCPVWMLREAWSQAESDRDLEVRLDGLGIDRLLALRAMEGLYTHLVPRHDLAGFLQGLADAGLPVHAQVGNRHCTQVLESPVEELVLGSQGWTFRMGDAALELDPSRLDGIWSVTQPTPSGERHRLECYDAAGERVLAFASPQAPDALARLGWQRLLGRLDGLSF encoded by the coding sequence ATGCTGAGTGAAGGGAACTGGATCGGATCGTTCACGGCCGGGGAAGCCCGGAGCAGGGAAGGCGGACCTTCGGATCTGGAGGCGCTCCACGCCCGCGAGGACATCCGGCTGATGCCCCTCCAGCGGAACGCCCGGGGCCTCCTGCTGGACCTTCCTTCGCTGGGGCGCGTGGACTACACCACCCGCAACGCCTGCGTCACCTGCACCCGCCGGGAAGCGGTCAAGGTCGTCCTGCCCGGTGACGAGGGCGCCACCCTGTTCGGCGACGCCAGCGGCCTGCGGTGGCTGGATGCCTCCTGGCGGCACACGGTGGCGGTGCTCAGCCGCACCATGGACTTCACCGACACGCCGCCCTGCCTTCTGCTGTTCGGGGAAGGCGGCGACCTCGCCCACCAGGTGACGCTGCCGGATCCCGCCGCCTGGGAGGCGTTCATCACCCTGGTCCGCCGTCACCACGGCTGCTGGAACTGCCTGCGGCACCGCCCCGCCGCCGCGGGCCCCGTGGTCCCGAAATCCCTCGACTGCCCCGTGTGGATGCTGCGCGAGGCGTGGAGCCAGGCGGAATCCGACCGCGACCTGGAGGTCCGGCTGGATGGCCTCGGCATCGACCGCCTTCTCGCGCTGCGGGCCATGGAGGGCCTCTACACCCACCTCGTCCCCCGGCACGACCTGGCGGGCTTCCTCCAGGGATTGGCGGACGCGGGTCTGCCGGTTCACGCCCAGGTGGGCAACCGCCACTGCACCCAGGTTCTCGAATCTCCCGTGGAGGAGCTGGTCCTGGGCTCCCAGGGCTGGACCTTCCGGATGGGCGACGCCGCCCTGGAGCTGGATCCCTCCCGCCTCGACGGGATCTGGTCCGTGACCCAGCCCACCCCTTCCGGCGAGCGCCACCGGCTGGAGTGCTACGACGCGGCCGGGGAGCGGGTCCTGGCCTTCGCCAGTCCCCAGGCGCCGGATGCCCTGGCGCGGCTGGGCTGGCAGCGGCTGCTGGGCCGGTTGGATGGGCTCTCCTTCTGA
- a CDS encoding ferritin yields MISKTMQDALNAQINLEQYSAQLYLAMGAHCAGKSFKGFAHWLAVQASEETAHAAKLITFLLDRGGKLELQAIAAPPKDFGGVIQVFEQTLGHEKTITASINALFELARAEKDHASEIALQWYVTEQVEEEAGVGEIVDHLHAVGDQGGAIWYLDSKMGKRGKR; encoded by the coding sequence GTGATCAGCAAGACCATGCAGGACGCGCTGAACGCTCAGATCAACCTGGAGCAGTATTCCGCCCAGCTGTATCTGGCCATGGGCGCCCATTGCGCCGGCAAGAGCTTCAAGGGCTTCGCCCACTGGCTGGCGGTGCAGGCCTCCGAGGAGACCGCCCACGCCGCCAAGCTGATCACCTTCCTCCTGGACCGCGGCGGCAAGCTGGAGCTGCAGGCCATCGCCGCGCCCCCCAAGGATTTCGGCGGCGTGATCCAGGTCTTCGAGCAGACCCTGGGCCACGAGAAGACCATCACCGCGAGCATCAACGCCTTGTTCGAGCTGGCCCGGGCCGAGAAGGACCACGCCAGCGAGATCGCCCTCCAGTGGTACGTCACCGAGCAGGTGGAGGAAGAGGCGGGCGTGGGCGAGATCGTGGATCACCTGCACGCCGTCGGCGATCAGGGTGGGGCCATCTGGTACCTGGACTCCAAGATGGGCAAGCGCGGGAAGAGGTAA
- a CDS encoding transporter has translation MSATLSPLRAGWPALLLAASLAAQDRPPGPIQDNSFLVEEAYNQDPGVVQHINTFTRDRRTGDWTAVFTQEWPVGGIAHQLSYTLPWQRIGAAPGRRQGFGDVALNYRYQLVGDGDAALAVAPRFSLLLPTGDAEDGYGKGAAGYQVSLPVSFTLGPSLVGHFNAGGTLTPRAGTAAARATTRDWELGQSFVWLAAPRFNLMLEYLYTRTQRVMGPGSVQGQGAAYLSPGIRWAYDFPGGLQVVPGVAVPFGVGPTRGETALLLYLSFEHPFGKAARTP, from the coding sequence ATGTCCGCGACGCTCTCCCCCCTCCGCGCCGGCTGGCCGGCCCTCCTCCTCGCCGCCTCCCTGGCCGCGCAGGACCGGCCGCCCGGTCCCATCCAGGACAACTCCTTCCTGGTGGAAGAGGCCTACAACCAGGACCCGGGCGTGGTGCAGCACATCAACACCTTCACCCGCGACCGGCGGACGGGGGACTGGACCGCGGTCTTCACCCAGGAATGGCCGGTCGGCGGGATCGCCCACCAGCTCAGCTACACCCTGCCCTGGCAGCGGATCGGCGCGGCGCCGGGCCGGAGGCAGGGCTTCGGGGACGTCGCCCTGAACTACCGCTACCAGCTGGTGGGCGACGGGGACGCCGCGCTGGCCGTGGCGCCCCGGTTCTCCCTCCTGCTGCCCACGGGCGACGCCGAGGACGGCTACGGCAAGGGCGCGGCCGGGTATCAGGTGAGCCTGCCGGTGAGCTTCACCCTCGGTCCAAGCCTGGTCGGCCATTTCAACGCCGGCGGCACCCTCACCCCGCGCGCGGGCACCGCCGCGGCCCGGGCGACGACGCGGGACTGGGAGCTGGGCCAGAGCTTCGTCTGGCTGGCGGCCCCCCGGTTCAACCTGATGCTGGAGTATCTCTACACCCGCACCCAGCGCGTGATGGGCCCCGGATCCGTGCAGGGCCAGGGCGCGGCCTACCTCAGCCCCGGCATCCGCTGGGCCTACGACTTTCCCGGCGGCCTCCAGGTCGTGCCCGGGGTGGCGGTGCCCTTCGGCGTGGGCCCCACCCGCGGGGAGACGGCCCTGCTCCTCTACCTCAGCTTCGAGCACCCCTTCGGGAAGGCCGCGCGGACGCCCTGA
- a CDS encoding S46 family peptidase, with product MQPRALTLSVLALALAGSALRAEEGMWTFDNLPTKKISEKYGWAPDQAWLDHVRLSALRFPGGSGSFVSKDGLVLTNHHVGRGWIQRVSSKEADYVKNGFAAATREQEIKVPGLELMTLMAMENVTARVAKAVKPGTPEKAALKARDAEIEKIKQEMQEKSGLTCEHVTLYQGGEHWIYSYKKHTDVRLVFAPEQQIAFFGGDPDNFTYPRHNLDFSIFRVYENGKPYAPSQFLKWTDTGLKAGDLTFVTGHPGRTSRQDTLAQMIYSRDFAIPMRLKSMERRKAAMVAYGKTSPEAARQVNTQIFGIENSIKATTGYWSGLKNKEAMARIEAAEKDLRARVAKDPNLAAETGQSWTKIDQATQVAKGLTKESLNVGTANSVLLGHALTLVRIADEEGLPSEKRLAEYSDANLKAAKARVGIPAPFYKEQEIFLFTQGLEDAVKELGSQHPFVKAMLGGKSPAEAAKAAVEGSKLADPEVRKALLAGGKKAVAESQDPMIVLARKLDPLSRSLRKKQEEQVQSVITEHGTRIAKARFAVYGKNTYPDATFTLRLSYGAVAEYKGNGTLIQPFTTFGGLFDRYDGWGGNAAHAHENAWTLPQRWVDKRAELNPSLPFNFVHKVDIIGGNSGSPVIDTKGELVGLIFDGNIESLPGNYFYDEAVNRGVSVDARAIVHALDKVYGAASLVAELTGK from the coding sequence ATGCAGCCCCGCGCCCTGACCCTGTCCGTGCTCGCCCTGGCCCTGGCCGGATCCGCCCTCCGGGCGGAAGAAGGCATGTGGACTTTCGACAACCTGCCGACCAAGAAGATCTCCGAGAAGTACGGCTGGGCGCCGGACCAGGCCTGGCTCGACCACGTCCGCCTCTCCGCCCTGCGGTTCCCCGGCGGATCGGGCTCCTTCGTCAGCAAGGACGGGCTGGTGCTCACCAACCATCACGTCGGCCGCGGCTGGATCCAGCGCGTCAGCAGCAAGGAGGCCGACTACGTGAAGAACGGCTTCGCCGCCGCCACCCGCGAGCAGGAGATCAAGGTTCCCGGGCTGGAGCTGATGACGCTCATGGCCATGGAGAACGTCACCGCCCGGGTGGCCAAGGCCGTGAAGCCCGGCACGCCCGAGAAGGCCGCCCTGAAGGCCCGGGACGCCGAGATCGAGAAGATCAAGCAGGAGATGCAGGAGAAGAGCGGGCTCACCTGCGAGCACGTCACCCTCTACCAGGGCGGCGAGCACTGGATCTACAGCTACAAGAAGCACACCGACGTGCGCCTGGTGTTCGCGCCCGAGCAGCAGATCGCCTTCTTCGGCGGCGATCCCGACAACTTCACCTACCCCCGCCACAACCTGGACTTCTCCATCTTCCGCGTCTACGAGAACGGCAAGCCCTACGCGCCCTCGCAGTTCCTGAAGTGGACGGACACCGGCCTCAAGGCGGGCGACCTCACCTTCGTCACCGGCCATCCCGGCCGCACCAGCCGCCAGGACACGCTGGCCCAGATGATCTACTCCCGCGACTTCGCCATTCCCATGCGCCTGAAGTCCATGGAGCGCCGCAAGGCCGCGATGGTGGCCTACGGCAAGACCTCGCCCGAGGCCGCCCGCCAGGTCAACACCCAGATCTTCGGGATCGAGAACAGCATCAAGGCCACCACCGGCTACTGGTCCGGGCTGAAGAACAAGGAGGCCATGGCCCGCATCGAGGCCGCCGAGAAGGACCTGCGCGCCCGCGTCGCCAAGGATCCCAACCTCGCCGCCGAGACCGGCCAGAGCTGGACCAAGATCGATCAGGCCACCCAGGTGGCGAAGGGGCTGACCAAGGAATCCCTCAACGTCGGCACGGCCAATTCCGTGCTGCTCGGCCACGCCCTCACCCTCGTGCGGATCGCCGACGAGGAAGGCCTCCCCAGCGAGAAGCGCCTGGCCGAGTACAGCGACGCCAACCTGAAGGCGGCCAAGGCCCGCGTCGGAATTCCCGCGCCCTTCTACAAGGAGCAGGAGATCTTCCTGTTCACGCAGGGACTGGAAGATGCCGTCAAGGAACTGGGGTCTCAGCACCCCTTCGTAAAGGCGATGCTGGGCGGGAAGTCCCCCGCGGAAGCGGCGAAGGCCGCGGTCGAGGGTTCCAAGCTGGCGGATCCCGAAGTCCGCAAGGCGCTGCTGGCCGGCGGGAAGAAGGCCGTCGCCGAGTCCCAGGATCCGATGATCGTGCTCGCCCGCAAGCTCGATCCCCTGAGCCGCTCCCTCCGCAAGAAGCAGGAGGAGCAGGTCCAGAGCGTGATTACCGAGCACGGCACCCGCATCGCCAAGGCCCGCTTCGCCGTCTACGGCAAGAACACCTATCCCGACGCCACCTTCACCCTGCGCCTCTCCTACGGCGCCGTGGCGGAGTACAAGGGCAACGGGACGCTGATCCAGCCCTTCACGACCTTCGGCGGCCTCTTCGACCGCTACGACGGGTGGGGCGGCAACGCGGCCCACGCCCACGAGAACGCCTGGACGCTGCCCCAGCGCTGGGTGGACAAGCGGGCGGAGTTGAACCCCTCGCTGCCGTTCAACTTCGTCCACAAGGTGGACATCATCGGCGGCAACTCCGGCTCCCCCGTCATCGACACCAAGGGCGAGCTGGTGGGCCTGATCTTCGACGGCAACATCGAGAGCCTGCCGGGCAACTACTTCTACGACGAGGCCGTGAACCGCGGCGTCTCCGTGGATGCCCGCGCCATCGTCCACGCCCTGGACAAGGTCTACGGCGCCGCGTCGCTCGTCGCCGAGCTGACGGGCAAGTAG